Proteins from a single region of Psychrobacter cryohalolentis K5:
- a CDS encoding cysteine hydrolase family protein yields MSIPSTLLGLAGGQFNEIDWSNCAIVMIDFQNEYVDGAMPLGDAGNKATANACLLLDRARSEAIPIFHVTHHGQDNDKIFNPLSSKVDIINSLQPINDEKTIVKMHPNAFYDTELQALIKSAGKQQIIFAGFMSHMCVSSSVRAAFDLGFENFVCHDACATRDLPSVAGQVIMASTVHDSAMAALQDRFAALVATDKLTNN; encoded by the coding sequence ATGTCTATTCCCTCTACTTTACTTGGATTAGCTGGTGGTCAATTTAATGAGATTGATTGGTCAAATTGCGCTATCGTCATGATTGATTTTCAGAATGAATATGTTGACGGCGCGATGCCGTTAGGTGATGCCGGTAATAAAGCTACTGCGAACGCGTGCCTGCTACTCGATAGAGCTAGAAGCGAAGCTATCCCGATATTTCATGTTACTCATCACGGGCAGGATAATGATAAAATTTTCAATCCATTATCATCAAAAGTAGATATTATTAATAGCCTGCAGCCCATTAATGACGAAAAAACCATTGTTAAAATGCACCCTAATGCATTTTATGATACCGAGCTGCAAGCGCTAATAAAATCGGCTGGTAAGCAACAAATTATTTTTGCAGGCTTTATGAGCCATATGTGCGTCAGCTCAAGCGTCAGAGCAGCCTTTGATTTGGGTTTTGAAAATTTCGTGTGTCATGATGCTTGTGCCACGCGCGATCTGCCTAGTGTTGCAGGACAAGTCATAATGGCTAGTACTGTGCATGATAGTGCGATGGCTGCACTTCAAGATAGATTTGCCGCTCTAGTAGCGACTGATAAGTTGACTAACAACTAA
- the lptF gene encoding LPS export ABC transporter permease LptF has protein sequence MTQQVASTTALVLGFLVVMMLGGRLIRYFGIAAEGNLDIGLLFTIIGYNLPYFLELILPLAFFIALMLVFGRLYVDQEMAVINASGVSRGRLGRLMTPLILALFVGEAALSIVGKPWGVRSSENVWQQQALTSAFDLIRPNQFISSGNYHLYVGSLSDDKKQLQDVILIQSEPEKKGSGAKNNTAKNSAMDLENNIDVETTEQLNIPELPTALANNNISKDTITLAKRAEQVDTGNSGVTQLDLFQGRRYEVGAGSLKYNQVGFDRYRITLTESSKEVITEDNIETQAIGPLWQAATGNAQVGSNNAMRAAQGELGYRLSLPWLMIIAPMLAVPLAQVRPRQGRWLRLFPSILLFVSCALGIISLKNAVGKGSVSVWAYAWLILGFMALALYMNWGSRVQHRLRFRKPENELLTVTDNQNSSSQGGQS, from the coding sequence ATGACCCAACAAGTTGCCTCAACGACCGCATTAGTCTTGGGGTTTTTAGTGGTGATGATGCTTGGCGGACGTTTGATACGCTATTTTGGTATCGCAGCTGAAGGTAATTTAGACATCGGTTTGCTGTTTACCATCATTGGTTATAACCTACCGTATTTCTTAGAGCTTATCCTGCCATTGGCGTTCTTTATTGCCCTAATGCTGGTATTTGGGCGCCTATATGTTGACCAAGAAATGGCAGTGATTAATGCCAGTGGCGTGTCGCGCGGTCGGCTTGGGCGCTTGATGACGCCATTGATTTTGGCATTGTTCGTTGGTGAGGCAGCATTATCCATCGTTGGTAAGCCATGGGGCGTGCGTTCATCTGAGAATGTCTGGCAACAGCAAGCGTTGACCAGTGCCTTTGACTTAATTCGCCCCAATCAGTTTATCAGCAGTGGCAATTATCATCTGTATGTGGGCAGTTTGAGTGATGATAAAAAACAATTACAAGATGTGATATTGATTCAGTCTGAGCCTGAAAAAAAGGGCAGTGGGGCTAAAAATAATACTGCTAAAAATAGTGCCATGGATCTTGAAAATAACATCGATGTCGAAACTACCGAACAGCTTAATATTCCAGAATTGCCCACAGCGCTTGCCAATAATAATATTAGCAAAGACACGATTACGCTTGCCAAACGTGCTGAACAAGTAGATACGGGCAATAGTGGCGTAACCCAATTGGATTTGTTCCAAGGTCGCCGTTATGAAGTCGGGGCTGGTAGCTTGAAATACAATCAAGTAGGTTTTGATCGCTATCGTATTACCTTGACGGAGTCGTCTAAAGAAGTCATCACTGAAGACAATATCGAGACGCAAGCGATTGGACCGTTATGGCAAGCGGCAACAGGCAATGCGCAAGTGGGCAGTAATAATGCCATGCGTGCGGCCCAAGGCGAGCTTGGTTATCGTTTATCGTTACCATGGCTGATGATTATTGCGCCGATGCTCGCCGTACCACTAGCGCAAGTTCGTCCACGTCAAGGTCGTTGGTTACGCCTATTTCCCTCTATTTTACTGTTTGTCAGCTGCGCGCTCGGTATCATCTCGCTCAAAAATGCTGTCGGTAAAGGCAGTGTAAGCGTGTGGGCCTATGCATGGCTCATCTTAGGGTTTATGGCATTGGCACTGTATATGAATTGGGGTAGCCGCGTGCAGCACCGATTGCGCTTTCGCAAGCCAGAGAATGAGCTTTTGACGGTTACCGACAATCAAAATAGTAGCTCACAAGGAGGACAATCCTAA
- a CDS encoding class I SAM-dependent methyltransferase, protein MSHRPSSDLLEKAKYWREDINFREDVLGKPFDFATTWGIFSPQKLDDGSLMLLDYVDFQADDDSIDLGCGYGVLGMAAARECPNGQHTLIDKDFMAVEYARLNCEKNGLKNVDVHLSNGFNHVAKDKDFSLVMSNLPAKVGKEQHYLYFLDAHARMRKGGRFYVVTINGLRQFMKRSFTEVFGNSEKVKQGKTYTITMATKD, encoded by the coding sequence ATGAGCCATAGACCATCTAGCGATCTATTAGAAAAAGCCAAATACTGGCGCGAAGATATTAATTTTCGCGAAGACGTACTCGGCAAGCCGTTTGATTTTGCGACCACGTGGGGTATTTTTTCACCACAAAAGCTCGATGACGGTAGCTTGATGTTACTTGATTATGTGGATTTTCAGGCGGATGATGACTCGATAGATTTGGGCTGTGGCTACGGCGTTCTGGGTATGGCAGCAGCGCGCGAGTGTCCTAATGGTCAGCATACTTTGATTGATAAAGACTTTATGGCAGTAGAATATGCGCGCCTTAATTGTGAAAAGAATGGTCTAAAAAATGTCGATGTACATTTATCAAATGGCTTTAATCACGTGGCAAAAGACAAAGACTTTAGCCTTGTGATGTCAAACTTGCCAGCTAAAGTAGGCAAAGAGCAGCATTACCTTTATTTCCTAGATGCTCATGCGCGTATGCGTAAAGGTGGACGCTTTTACGTGGTGACGATTAATGGCTTACGTCAATTTATGAAACGCTCATTTACCGAAGTCTTTGGAAATAGCGAAAAGGTAAAACAGGGCAAGACTTATACGATTACCATGGCAACCAAAGATTAA
- the lptG gene encoding LPS export ABC transporter permease LptG translates to MSALFSKSSKPNSPNAKSLLSPKPTNLKVLSRYVKLNALLAIIAAVIGLWALQLVFSYLSELDSLDGSYTMGEAIRYIFYRSPYFLEQFIPTGALLGAVVGLGLLANNSELVVMRAAGISVYRIVSWVLQPAMIFVVLALFINQFVLPYSNQLANEINSEDNSSLVTSVRGYWTVQPRFENTKDGSAKPDGSDILYIDYADVKGNIGQVKRWHLDNNGNLQTAIHAEGGKYIGREALVTASSKPSEQYRYEWQLNNMTKLMINQGFESSQAISPTDTLSLPFAPESVYLLTRQAEDLSLTQLYEHRQFMRQQGTRSLSHELAFWQKLLSPLSILSLVIVACSFVFGSLRTHSLGLRIVVALLFGLLFSYVQDLVGFVSLATGFSPLMMVILPIIASALLGGYLLKRQM, encoded by the coding sequence ATGAGTGCTCTATTCTCTAAATCATCGAAGCCGAATTCGCCAAATGCTAAATCGCTACTTAGCCCAAAACCGACTAACCTCAAAGTGCTTAGCCGCTATGTGAAACTAAATGCCTTGCTGGCGATTATCGCTGCGGTCATAGGATTGTGGGCATTACAGCTGGTATTCTCTTATTTATCTGAGCTTGATTCGCTAGATGGTAGCTATACGATGGGAGAGGCGATCAGATATATCTTTTATCGCTCGCCTTATTTTTTAGAGCAATTTATCCCAACAGGGGCATTATTGGGTGCGGTCGTTGGTTTGGGCTTGCTGGCTAATAACAGTGAGTTGGTCGTCATGCGAGCTGCGGGTATTAGCGTTTATCGAATCGTCAGTTGGGTATTGCAGCCAGCTATGATTTTTGTAGTATTAGCATTATTCATTAACCAGTTTGTGTTGCCGTATTCCAATCAATTGGCAAATGAGATTAATAGTGAGGATAACAGCTCGCTAGTGACTTCAGTACGTGGTTACTGGACAGTGCAGCCACGCTTTGAGAATACAAAAGACGGCAGTGCCAAGCCGGATGGTAGTGATATCTTGTATATCGATTATGCTGATGTCAAAGGGAATATCGGTCAGGTAAAGCGTTGGCATTTAGATAATAACGGCAACTTGCAAACCGCCATTCATGCTGAAGGTGGTAAATATATCGGGCGCGAGGCGCTTGTTACTGCTAGCAGCAAACCGAGCGAGCAATATCGTTATGAGTGGCAGCTGAACAATATGACCAAGCTGATGATTAATCAAGGCTTTGAAAGTAGCCAAGCCATATCGCCCACAGACACATTGAGTTTACCGTTTGCTCCTGAGTCTGTGTATTTGCTCACGCGTCAAGCTGAGGATTTATCTCTTACGCAACTTTATGAGCATCGTCAATTTATGCGTCAGCAAGGCACTCGCTCTTTAAGTCACGAGCTGGCGTTTTGGCAAAAGCTATTATCACCTTTATCAATTCTGTCACTAGTGATTGTCGCCTGCTCGTTTGTCTTTGGCTCCCTGCGTACGCACAGTCTCGGCTTGCGAATTGTCGTGGCATTATTGTTTGGGCTGCTATTTAGCTATGTACAGGATTTGGTCGGTTTTGTGTCACTAGCAACAGGCTTTTCGCCACTAATGATGGTGATACTGCCAATTATTGCCAGTGCATTGTTGGGTGGATATTTACTGAAACGGCAGATGTAA